From the Ostrinia nubilalis chromosome 8, ilOstNubi1.1, whole genome shotgun sequence genome, one window contains:
- the LOC135073774 gene encoding DNA excision repair protein ERCC-1, translating to MEMDDGFDDLLADVCEPTSPKQPKLEQNPEIQQPGTSKETVSKPASSKTHCVLVNQKQRGNPLLKFITSVPWEYDDIIPDYEVGKTICILFLSLRYHNLNPDYINNRLKELGKKYELRVLLVQVDLKDPHTPLKNLTRICLLTDLTLMLAWSPEEAGKVIENYKIFENKPPDQIMEKVENDPHQKIINALTSIKPVNKTDAMTLLTQFGTLENIIKATESRLAECPGFGSTKAKKLYKALHEPFLKRGNIKKNENEEGEFSGDISIEDVEKLETEIEEKQGS from the exons aTGGAAATGGACGACGGTTTTGATGATTTGCTAGCAGATGTATGTGAACCTACGTCTCCAAAACAACCAAAGTTGGAACAAAATCCAGAAATTCAACAACCTG GTACTTCAAAAGAAACAGTTTCAAAGCCAGCTTCATCTAAAACTCACTGTGTTCTAGTAAACCAAAAGCAG AGAGGAAATCCTTTACTGAAATTCATCACAAGCGTTCCCTGGGAGTATGATGACATTATACCAGATTATGAAGTCGGCAAAACAATATGCATATTATTCCTTTCGTTGCGGTATCACAATTTAAATCCCGATTATATCAACAATAGATTAAAGGAATTGGGTAAAAAGTATGAACTGCGGGTGCTATTGGTACAG GTTGATTTAAAAGATCCACACACACCTTTGAAGAATTTAACGAGAATATGTCTGTTGACAGACTTGACTCTTATGTTAGCTTGGAGTCCAGAGGAAGCAGGAAAAGTTatagaaaattacaaaatatttgaaaataaaccTCCAGATCAAATCATGGAGAAAGTGGAGAATGATCCACATCAAAAG aTCATAAATGCACTTACTTCAATAAAGCCTGTGAACAAAACTGATGCAATGACACTATTAACACAATTTGGTACattagaaaatataattaagGCTACAGAAAGTAGGTTGGCTGAATGTCCTGGCTTTGGGTCAACTAAGGCCAAGAAACTGTATAAAGCTTTACATGAGCCTTTCCTAAAAAGAGGAAATATTAAAAAGAATGAGAATGAAGAAGGTGAATTTTCAGGTGACATAAGTATTGAAGATGTTGAAAAACTTGAAACAGAAATTGAAGAGAAACAAGGGAGctga